The DNA segment AACTTCCACTGTTAATAAGTCTTGCCTACCACTGAAAGCTTGCTGTACCTTTAAAATTATCTCAGTGGCTAACCACACATGTCTTAGAAGAtgctttaaagaatttaaaattcctACGATTAATTTTCAGTCCTTGGCTGAGACTAAGTTATAATTACCTTCAGATATATTATATCAATTCTCAACTCTTTTCCGGAAAACTCCTAAGTATTACAAGAATTTAGTTtgtatatttcagtattttagtcaattttgttttctgttatggACTATCTTCTTTCCACATCTCTGAGAAGTGAAAACCAAAATATAACATAATTCTCTAAAAGGAACAGAGCCTATCTAagggagatgaagaaaataataactgaaatgaaaaattccctGGAAGGAGTCAACAGCAGAATAAATGATAAAGAGGAGTGGATCacactgaagagaaaaaagaagaataaaaagaaacgaggacagtttaagagacctctgggacaacatcaagcacGCTAACATCATTTTATGGGGGggggtctcagaaggagaagGTAGGGGCTGATAACATGTTTGAAGATATAATAGGTAAAAACCTCCCtaatttggaaaaggaaaagacatccaAGTCCAGGAAGCTTAGAGTACCATATAGGATTAACCTAAAGAGGAATACACTAAGACACACTAATCAAAATGGCCAAAATTGAAGAGGGGATACTGAAAGcagcaaaggaaaagcaacaaataacataccagggaattcctcaaagGCTATCAGCTGAATTTTCAGCAAAACTGCTGGCCAGGAGGGGGTGGCcggatatatttaaagtgatgaaagggaaaaacctacaactaagaatagtctacccagcaaggttattGTTCAGATTTGATGTTAAGACCAAACACTTTGGAGACAGGCACAAGCTAAAAGACCTCAGCATCATCAAAACAGCTTTATAAGAAATgtgaaaggaaagtgaaaaaggaaaggcCACAGtgataaacatgaaaattatgaaaaagttcatcattttaaaggcaaacaaataacaaaggtaggaaatcatacacacacaaagctagtaaggttaaaagaaaaaagtagtgaAATCATCAATTTccacaataagtagttaaggAACAGACAAAACAATCAGATGTAAAATTTAATATCAAAACCAGTAATCATGACGGGAGGGGAGTATAAATGAAGggttgttaaaatgcatttgaaagtaagagatcagcaacttaaaacagtcATGTATATATTGAGATTGCTATATGGAAACCTCTGGTAACCAAAAACCAAATATCTataatagatacatacacacaaaaaaggagtCTAAACATAACACTAGAGACAgttatcaaatcacaagagaacagaagaaaaaggaacaaaaataccTACAAAAACAACCCCAtgacaattaataaaatggcaataaaaacatacatatcaataattcacataaatgtaaatggactaaatgcttcaaTCAGAAGACACAAGGtaactgaatggatacaaaaataagactcaTATATGTGCTGCTCCTAAGAGTCTAACTTCAGATTTAaagacatacagactgaaagtgaaggaatAGAAAGAGGTATTCCACGTAAttgtaaatcaaaagaaagctggagtagcaatacttatatcagaaaatatactttaaagaCCATTACAAGAGATAAGAACATTACATAATGCTCAagggatcaacccaagaagaaaaattataaatatatgcacccaacacagaaGCACCTAAATACACGAaggaaatattaacagacataaagggagaagttGAGAATAacataatagtaggggactttaacatcctacttacatcaatggacagattagtgcaacagaaaatcaatagggaaacaagggccttaaatgacatatttGATCAAATGAACTTAAATAAACATTCCATCTGAATACATTCTCTTCAAAAGctcatgaaacattctccaggatagagcaaatgctaggccaccaaataagcctcagtaaatttaagaaaactgaaaatgatatCAAGCCATCTTTCCTAACCACAAcattatgagactagaaatcaactacaagaaaaaactgcaaaaaccacaaacaccatggaggctaaacaatgtTACTAAACAGTCAAtggatcaatgaaaaaaaatcagaggaaataaaaaacctggatacaaatgaaaatgagaacaaaacaatacaaaaatctatgggacatagcaaaagcaggTCTAAGAGGGAAGTGTATACTTCTACAAGGTTACCTCAAATGAACAatctaaccttatacctaaaggaactaaaaaagaacaaataaaacccaaagttagtattaggaaagaaagcataaagattagagcagaaataaatgaaatagagattttaaaaaaaatagaaaagatcaatgaaactaaaagctgtttcATGGAAAAGATAAAACCGATAAAACATAAACTAGAGAAATAGAggtccaaatcaataaaatcagcaATGAAATAAGTTACAACTgacaacaaagaaatacaaaagaccataaGAGAGTACTACCCACAGCTATAAGCCAATAATATGGATagtctagaagaaatggacaaattcttagaaaggtataatCTCTCAAGACCTAAGCAGGGAtaagtagaaaatatgaacagaccaattatcTGTAATGAGGTTGGATCTGTAAGAACAAAACTCCCACCAGAAAACAATAAtagctcatcagtgaattcagtaaagttgcaggatacaaagttaatatatagaaatcttttatattcttataCACTAACcatgaaaagtcagaaagagaaattaaggaaacaatcccattaacCATTggatcaaaaataataaaatatctaagaataagCCTACCCAAGGGGGTAAAAGGCCTGTACTCAAAACTAAGATGTATGAAAAAAtgtgaagatgacacaaagaaatggaaggatatactgtgttcatggattggaagaatgaatattgttaaaatgaccatagtaCTCAAGGCAATCTCCAAATTCAACACAACCTCTATCAAAATAtcaaggcatttttcacagaaatagaataattttaaaatttgtatggaaacacaaaagaccctgaatagccaaaacaatcttaagaaagaagactGGAATTGGACGAAGCATGCTCCtggacttcagattatactaccaaaacaatatggcactggcacaaaaacagacacagatcaatggaatagaatagagagcccagaaataaactcacacacttaGGGTCAATAAGCTATgactaaggaggcaagaatacacaatggagaaaagacaatctcttcaataagtggtactgggaaaactggacagccacatgtaaacgAATGAAATAATAGTGTCttacatcatatataaaaataaattcaaaatggactaaagacctaaacataagaccagaaactgtaaatctcctagaagaaaacataggcggaaccctctttaacataaatcagagcactgtttttttttttgatttatttcctaaagcaaatgaaacaaaagtgAAAGTAAACAAAGGActgaattaaactaaaaagctttggtacaggaaaggaaatcatcaacaaaacaaaaccccaaaacattaaCCCCATATCAGTAAtgtcattagcaaatattttcttcccattccagggttaatattaaaaaaaaatctatgaacggctcattcaactcaacatcaaaaacacaaaaaaccctggagttcctgttgtggtgcagcagaaatgaatccaactaggaaccatgaagctgtgggtttgatccctagcctcgctcagtgggttaaggatctggtgttgctgtgagctgtgatttatGTAGGTCatatatgtggcttggatcatgcgtggctgtggcataggccagcagctatagctccaattggacccctatgggaaccttcatacgctgcaggtgtggccctaaaaaaaagcaaaaagcaaaaaacaaacaaacaaaacccccccaaaaaaaccctattaaaaaatgggcagagaacttGAACAgccattttttcaaagaagacatagagatgaccAATAGGCaggtgaaaagatgctcaacaccattacccagagaaatgcaaattaaaaccacaaggagatatcaTCTCCcatctgtcaaaatggctatcctcaaaaagaacacaactgttgctgaagatgtggagaaaagggaaccctcatacatttgttggtgggactgtaaattggtgcagccactgtggacaACATGGATATTCTCAACACAATTagaaatggaactaccatatgacccagcaattccatacCTGGGTATATacttggaaaagatgaaaactttaagtcaaaaagatatatatagatatgaaaaAATGCACTGtaatattcatagcagtattatttacaatggcccagatatggaagcaacccaagtgtccatcaatagatgaatagagAATTTGtgagatatatacacaatggaatactacttagctataaaaatCAACGAAATGTTACCATTTGCAACCATGTTGGTGGACttgaagggtattatgctaagtgaagtaagtcagacaaacactgtatgatatcacttatatgtagaatctaaaaaataaaaccaactagtGAATATGTTGAAAGGGAGGAGACtcatagatatggagaacaaatttgtggttaccagtgtggagagggaagaggggagggaaaagACAAGAGTAGGGTGTTAAGAAGTACAAGCTGTTATGTATAacataaataagctacaaggagaaaacagagaatataaccaatattttataataactgtaaatggagtataacctttaaaattatgtatcaccatgttgtacacctgTGTGTTATATAATACTCCACATCAACTAATCTTcagtaaaaaaagaatactggTGAATTACAGAAATAGAatacatttcaatttatttacttaccaaTTATTTGAGAGTCTACTATGTGTTGAGCACTGTGTTAAATGCTATCATATACACAGTGGTATGGGACAATAGTATAATACACATTGTTTTCTAACCATAAACACACTTAGGATGCTACTAGTTTTATTATGAAAAGGTAGAAGATATCCACATTTACCTTAACTTTAATTAATTAGATCAAGCTCAAGTATGGCCACATCCATGCAACGTTCATGTTTTCTAAAAGCAACAAATAAGATTCTATGACGTAGCAGAGGGCAATTAGACAGTTGCTCGGCAAACCTTTTATTAAATGGGAAATTCATTCTCAATTATCAAAATGGTATACTTTATATAGAAAGCTATATAAAAGCACATGTGCATAAAACTATACATATTTGTCTGAAATCTCAAAACCAGGAATGCACAGTTTTTGATATGTGAATTAGAGagatttttgttctatttttcatCTCCCTGCTAATGATGTATTATGAGAGATCTATAAAATCTGGTTTTAAATAGTGTCAGGAAGAATTTAGTGGAACTCTACAAACGATTGCAAAAATGCACAAAATTGGGAAGGGTGCACTTTAAAAACTAACATTGGATTTGTCTGAATCTAAGTAAACTGGCCAAAAATTTACAGATGAACAAGTTGAGAGAGATTATAGATAGATTACTTACCAATTCTAGCGCACTTCCAAAATATACCCAACAATCTgcatagaataaaaaagaaaaaaaggagctacTGACtactgggaaaaataaattattcagtaCCATATAGAGGATTTATCATATACTAGCATTTTAACTGGTGATGCTTTGCtttaaactaaaatttatttgatgCTGAGCCACTACTTATTATACAGAAAAGTAGGACACAATAGCTTATCAACCATCAATGTACAGAAACTGTTAAAAACTGGAACATATGTGGTGTCAGAGGTCAAGCCAAAGTAAATAATATGAGTGGCAAAAATTTGCCCAAGGGTTTACTATTAGAAGATTACTTTAGTCAACCTTAAGTGTTTTACCTTCAAAAGCAGAAAATACATATACgcctatttaaataaatattaattttgagaATATAGTAAGTTGGTTTTTGATAAAGTGACATTAAAAAATAGCCCTCATACCAATAAAAACTTCTTACTGAATATAGTTCTACATTTAAATGATCTATAACTATGAACTCTAATGATGGTATTTGCATAAGTATATCAATAAATAACGGAGGAATACAAAAACATGAGCctatatttcaatatattcattttattttaacatatacaTTTCAATATATTGAAAATCCTAGTTTAGGGATACTGTATATAAATTTAGCTAAATATGGCATTTAAAACACATATGCTCTGGAAGTAAAAATTAGAATACTATGTCCATTTCAAGCCTATGAATGAATATATTATGAATCAATACACCTTATATGGATATATCActtactttacatgtattataaaTACTAGCTTAGAAAAAGTCATTCAATGAATAGAGATTATAAATAGTGTTATAAACAGAGTTATAAATAGTGTTACACATGATTACAACTTGAGATGAATTAACATTACTTCTATAGTGAATTAGGGCTGATGCAGGAAAATCATAATACTTAAATTCCAGGGAAATTTACATTACACTTTTTTATCTAAAGAGATGGCTGGCTAATGAATCATTATATTTAAGTGGTTAAGAGTGAAAGAAAATACTGATTTGATTAAGTACTacacattttcttcctttggagTATATCAGTATATaccttaaaatgtaaaataatatttctttggtttttatgtAGGAGAAATATACTACTACTCAACCTCTACTGTAAGGTTGGTAGCCctgagaactccttttttaatgTAGCATGTTATGGATAGAAGTCCTGCTTCCAAAGGAATGAGGAGCAGACATTTCCACATGCAATCTACTTTCTTCATCAGAGCATCAGGAAAGTACAACTACTCTGATCTACCACTATGTCATCACCgtttaataaatacttaaatttctTAACAGACATTACATATGATATTGGAATTTGACACTAATGTTCAGACTGTTTACTAGATTCTATCATATGCTTTAACTATATGTTAATTGTTGGggattgcagaggaagggaaggaggaaataaagTCATTTGATTGGGTAAAGAGCCTTCAGGCACAGCTAAgcaacaaatacatacataactTCAACAAAGGAACAAAGCATTAAATTGAATGCTGAAAACTAAGTGCAATAATAGTTCAGAGGAAAAAGGCGGAATGATGAGAAGCCAATGTCTACAAAGGAAGTGAGGTACTGTCATAAAAACTGATGGACAAATAAATTTCAGTAGGTGAAATCAAATCCCTCAGGCCAACAGACACAGATCATTAGTTTATTGGATGATGATTACCGGTTTTCATTATTCAAAACTGGTTATgggttttacttattcctttatAGATGTTCAAACAAACCtatgtaataaaaagaaagagtaacAGCCAAATGATTTAGATAATGGGCTGTttgaaaaaatgttaattatgacCCCCCAAAATATAATGGAGTTGAAGGAAAGGGAATATTTTCTCTTATAGTTGTTGAATATCTACTTCCTGACCTTTTGTAGGAGCTTTTTATTAGTGGAAAAGCAGAGTCTGACTTTGCAGGATCCTAATTTGgtctttttccaaaacaaaaaaggcattgGTGGTAATTAATTATTCCTATGTTAAGTATTCTATTTCAtcttcttatttcttaaaatgtttaattaagtGGGGTACAGGATCTTACCACAAAAGGATTAAGACAATTACTCACAGAAATTAATAAATCTGTACAGCAAGAAAGTTTCAGTTTTCACCAcccagtctctttttttttaaatatacttgttGTGGTTAAACTCAGTATGTACTTCTGTACTGGGAacatggcattttaaaattttacatctgTGTGATACTATATTAAACTCAAAATTTTTGgtggtatatatttaaaaaggatGTGACATACCTAAGACTTTAAGCTaaataaatttctccaaagatgttTGTTTTACGATACAGATGGGAAGCCCCTATGGTTAGAGTAGTCTTGGAGGGAAGAGGGAACACCTATACTATTATTTTTATGGACACAGTGGTTGCAAACTGTTTAATGCTTTCAAAATATGAATACAGGAtgtcccgctgtggtgcaatgggttaagaatcctactgcagtggctcaggtctctgcagaggcacgggttggatccccggcccacGGCAACATGTTAAAGGATCTGttattgccacagttgtggcataggcataGCTATGACTTGGATTCCATCCCCGCTACCatggatgaaaagaaaataaccaatGAAAAtaacaaccaggagttcccgtcgtggcacagtggttaacgaatctgactaggaaccatgaggttgcgggtttgatccctgcccttgctcagtgggttaaggatctggcattgccatgagctgtggtgtaggtcgcagatgcggctcagatcccgtgttgctgtggctctggcttaggctcgtggctacggctccgattagacccctagcctgggaatctccatatgccgcgggagcagcccaagaaatggcaaaaagacacacacaaaaaaacaacaaccaattttagaaattattctaTTAAAAACTAAGGCCAAacaatctcagaaaaaaattctagcacattcttttaaagtactgtttttttttttagtctaagaCATTTCAGGTCACTTCTGATACTTATCTTTTTATGTAAGACTCTATGAATATAAagcttttggatttttaaaaacagggaaaaataatgtaaaagttGTTACAAAACTAAATTATATATAGGAATTAAATCATTTGATGACTTTCAATAACTGACATTCAGTGTTTCTAAGAACTAATTTGGGTGATTAGACATTATTAGTAACATACCCAGTTTTATTTCTGTCCAGGAGGCTGGGTGCCAAGGATCGGATATAAGCACAGGTACATATAAGCAGCAAGATTACAGTCAACAGACTCTGAAAGTTGAAAATGGCAgactacaaagagaaaaagaaaaattaacatcacAGAAAAAAACTGCACAGGTAAAAAATGTCAGACAATTCCATGTAAagaatcatacttttttttctttaaaaagacaaacagaatgaCATGTCCgagaacactttttaaaagcaaaatcacAAGGTATTTTTGAGAGCATACTTTCCATTCTTTGGGCTAAGGAATTCCGAAGATGCAACAAGAGTTATAAATTCAAGAACTTAAGACACTACCAAAAATGTTATGAATCCAAAATAGTTCACCAAAGCTGAAACAATAATTAATACAGATGTTCTAGGATCCCAGACACCTACACAAGACATGGAGTATTTAAGCTCTGTAAGTAAGCTGGCTATATGACCTCCAATAAACACTGGCCTCTCTAAATCTGTTTTGCATCAATAGAACTAGGTGGAGAATGGGGAGACAGACTCGATGTTGGCTCAAGTTTCTTTCAATTCTGAAATTCTTTTAGAATAAGAATGCTTTATATATTCAGGCAATCATGTCCCTAATACTCATCTATTAGGTTTTGGTGAATGCAAAGCACTTGCTTGTTTACTGTTGATTCTttcaaaaagttattaaaataaaacttaacacaggaatataggaaattattttcctttcctttccagtcaaaggaaaaaggaagtggaCTTAATATACTCAACATTCAGCTCAAGTGTTATCTTTTTCCAGGAAGTCCTCTTGAACTCATTTGTCTCTTCCCTCCTACTTCATAGAGaactctcttttctctccacccccaattattatatatttattaaaatactcaTCCCTGAAGAGTAGACATTGTCTACCAACTCTGAATCTCCAGCACCTATGTGCCAGCCACACAGTGGCAGCCCAGTAAGAGATGCTtgagtaaataaaacaaatttttaaaagtgcagaAATACTACGGTATATATAACAATAACATTTCCATTATATACAGGTAGCTAAAATATATCAGTGTCATACAGTAGCCAGTAATATGCTTATTTAGTAAACTTCCAAGTACTTCCTGAGGGGGATCAATATGGTGGAATAGGAGGACTCACATCCCCCaataaatacatcaaaaactTACCTCCCCCAACAAATACATCagaatacatctacatgtggaaaaaGACTAATAGAAAATCAACCGAAAATGGGCGGAAGATTTCCTATACAACCAAAGCTGCAAGAAAGATCTCCATGTAACCAGGTaggacaggaaaaaggaaaaaaaaaagggattaggATGGGACCTGAGCTTCTGGGAGGCATCTGTAAAAGagaaaaggtgcacacaggcagACCCTTGCACTAGGTAGCTAACCCCCTACCTGCTAGGACAGACAGAGGGACTAGAAAAACCTAGGTTCTACCAGAAGAGCACGCACATGCTGGCCTGCTAACAATCAGGATGGAGAGAGACTGGTATGTGTGGCTGCACCTCACCACACTGCACTCCAAAGTGTGAAATACTTGTAGCAGCTGAGGAGGCCTGGGGGAGGAATCCATGTGGCTGAAAGGAGCCAGCTCTGAGGGTCTGAGGTGTGGTCTGGGTCTAACCACAGAGCATAACATCCCATTGTTAGCACTCCTAAGGCCAGGGTGTTGGGGGACCTTGAGGGGTGGAGGGTCTATGTGGACTTTGTTGGCACCTGGTGGAGGACAGAAAGGCATGTTTCCAGTAGAGAGCTCCTGGGGAGGATTACTCAGGGTTCCAGTTCTGCCCACCCTCCACCTCTACTTGGACTTAAGTCTGGGATGGACAGATCCTGAGAGGTGCCTGCTACAGAGGCAGCCAAGGTCCCAGGTAGCAGTACAACCATTATcaaaaactagacaaagatactacagaaaagaaaaaagatactataaaagaagaaaattcatctttgatgaatagaggcaaaaatactcaacaaaatattagtaagctgaatccaacaatatattaaaaggatcatacatcatgatcaagtgggatgtaTCCCAAagatgcaaatatttttcaatatcacGAATGACtcaatatgatacaccacattaacaaagtgaggaataaaaatcatatagtcATGTCAATAGAcatagaaaagcatttgacataatccaacacccattcatgataaaagctctcatGAAAGTGGGTATAgtgggaacatatctcaacataataaaagctacctatgacaaatccacagccaatataatactcaaaggtaaaaaactgaaagccttcctgctaaattgaggaacaatacaaggatgaCCACTcctacttctattcaacatattATTAGAAATCTTAGCcacaacaaagaaaagaaataagaggtttccaaattggaagggaagaagtaaaaacaTCACTGCTTGCAGATGATACTCTACAAAAACTCTACACaaactaaaagaataaatgaattcagcaaggtagaaggatacaagattaacatacataaaatcttgcatttctttatactaacaatgagctatcactaagcaaaacaacaacacccccccaaaaaaaaccctgtttaaaattacataaaaaaaacCTTGAGGAGTAAATTATTCAAGAAGGTAAAAGGCCTATACgatgaaaattatgaaacaatgataaagagaagactcaaatggAAAtctatcccatgctcttggattggaagaattaatattgttaaaatagtcatactacccaaagcaatctacagattgaatttGATCCCCATCAAATCACCTGTAACATTTTTCGTAGAACTAGTAGAAAAATTACAGATCGTAAGGGAATTAAAATTTAGTAAGGTAGTTAGGTACATAATGAAGATATTTAAATCAATATCCTTCATAATTACAGTATCAATCAACTGAGAATCATAATGGATAAAAAGACTCCATTTATAACAGCAACTagaacaaaaaactaaaatatgtaGGAATAAGCTTAACAATGCTGTAAAGCTAATCTATAAATTTAAAGTGAACACCAAGTTGTTTCTTGAAATTGATAACTTATTTTGGAgttcatatggaaaaataaataaggaagaataTTCAGGAGAATCCTAAAAAAGGAACTAGCTCTTCCAGAAATTGTCATAATCTTTaaacttttatacattttaatgatatttataaacttgttcaaaacattaaaaattaaacatgttatTTGCCAATACTGTAAGGACAAGGAATGCTTCTCTACAATGCTAAGTGATGGGAAAAATAGCACACAATATTTCAGTAAGTATTATCTGTAGCTATGCAAACCTTGATGCAAAGAAGAGACAATGCAGTGATTATCTCAGGAAGGTTTTTAATTCAAATTCTCtgtgtttctcaaattttctaAATGTTAGTATTATGGTCTGaacaaataaaattgattttgaatTACTATTCTAACAGGAGTTTTCTCTGCAAATCACTTCTTCATGGATAAATAGTTAAGCGTAAAGTCTAATATGGTCTTGGTTTTTAACTGAACtggattttaattttgtatctctgAGCAAGTAATGTACACTTTATAACAAAATCAGTAAATGAACTGCTCATCAATTCTCGATAAAAAACATAGTATCTCACAATGCAAATCTTTTAAAGGTCATATTTTGAACATGTATATAGTATTTGATAAGAACCTCATGAAATATAAAACACGGATTTCCCTCTAGCCAACCtaagtaaatatgtattttagtaTCTACTCTGTCTGGAGCATGAAACTAGAcaccagattttaaaaagtacatagcATGACTCCTTCTCCCCAATTCATAGATAACAATAATAACTGATATTCACTGAGTGCTTGTTTTGGATTAACCTATGTATCCTCATATTTGAGGTAGATGTTAttaatatccttattttatacATGAGACAACTGAGGCATACAGCAGTTACAGTTGACTGAGAATAGGACACACATTCTAAAAACTAAGTAGCAAGTTTTTCAAACTctgaagttcattg comes from the Phacochoerus africanus isolate WHEZ1 chromosome 4, ROS_Pafr_v1, whole genome shotgun sequence genome and includes:
- the TMEM167A gene encoding protein kish-A, translated to MSAIFNFQSLLTVILLLICTCAYIRSLAPSLLDRNKTGLLGIFWKCARIGERKSPYVAVCCVVMAFSILFIQ